A single Muntiacus reevesi chromosome 9, mMunRee1.1, whole genome shotgun sequence DNA region contains:
- the EIF3F gene encoding eukaryotic translation initiation factor 3 subunit F, which translates to MATPAVPASAPPATPSEAPAAASSPASASAPAPASASAPASVPAPAPAPAPAPSPAPASSSDLAAAAAPGQTPASAPAPAQTPAQPLSGPALPGPFPGGRVVRLHPVILASIVDSYERRNEGAARVIGTLLGTVDKHSVEVTNCFSVPHNESEDEVAVDMEFAKNMYELHKKVSPNELILGWYATGHDITEHSVLIHEYYSREAPNPIHLTVDTSLQNGRMSIKAYVSTLMGVPGRTMGVMFTPLTVKYTYYDTERIGVDLIMKTCFSPNRVIGLSSDLQQVGGASARIQDALSTVLQYAEDVLSGKVSADNTVGRFLMSLVNQVPKIVPEDFETMLNSNINDLLMVTYLANLTQSQIALNEKLVNL; encoded by the exons ATGGCCACACCGGCAGTACCGGCGAGCGCGCCTCCCGCCACCCCATCCGAAGCCCCAGCTGCGGCTTCATCTCCGGCCTCGGCCTCGGCCCCGGCCCCAGCCTCAGCCTCGGCCCCGGCTTCAGTGCCGGCTCCGGCCCCGGCTCCGGCTCCAGCTCCATCGCCGGCTCCCGCGTCATCCTCAGACCTGGCAGCGGCAGCGGCTCCGGGCCAGACCCCAGCCTCAGCGCCAGCCCCAGCGCAGACCCCCGCACAGCCTCTGTCTGGTCCTGCTCTCCCAGGCCCCTTCCCCGGCGGCCGCGTGGTCCGGCTGCACCCGGTCATCTTGGCCTCCATCGTGGACAGCTACGAGCGACGCAACGAGGGAGCTGCCCGAGTAATCGGGACCCTGCTGG GAACCGTCGACAAGCACTCAGTGGAAGTCACCAATTGCTTCTCAGTGCCACACAACGAGTCAGAAGATGAG GTGGCTGTTGACATGGAATTTGCTAAGAACATGTATGAGTTGCACAAGAAAGTCTCTCCAAACGAGCTCATCCTGGGCTG GTACGCTACAGGCCACGACATCACGGAGCACTCGGTGCTGATCCATGAGTACTACAGCCGAGAAGCCCCCAACCCCATTCACCTCACGGTGGACACCAGCCTCCAGAACGGCCGCATGAGCATCAAGGCCTATGTCAG CACTTTAATGGGTGTTCCTGGGAGGACCATGGGGGTGATGTTCACCCCTCTGACAGTGAAATACACATATTACGACACTGAACGCATTGGCG TTGACCTGATCATGAAGACCTGTTTTAGCCCCAACCGGGTGATCGGCCTCTCCAGTGACTTGCAGCAAGTGGGCGGGGCTTCCGCTCGCATCCAGGACGCCCTCAGTACAGTGTTGCAGTATGCGGAGGACGTGCTG TCTGGAAAGGTGTCAGCCGACAATACTGTGGGCcgcttcttgatgagtctggttaaccAAGTACCCAAAATAGTTCCCGAGGACTTCGAGACCATGCTCAACAGCAACATCAAC GACCTGTTAATGGTAACCTATCTGGCCAACCTCACACAGTCACAGATTGCCCTCAATGAGAAGCTTGTGAACCTGTGA